The Salvia miltiorrhiza cultivar Shanhuang (shh) chromosome 2, IMPLAD_Smil_shh, whole genome shotgun sequence DNA window TTGGTGATTGGTGGTTTGGTTTTGATGAGTACTAAATAATGATGAAATGGTTGCTTCTTTGTGATTGGTTAAAGGGATTGGCGATGAGTTGTGGGTGAAATCCCAGTTTAGATTGTAGAAGGTGGATGGTGGAAGGTTGGAGAAGGATGGGTTGGTGGCGAATGGTGGATGCAGGTCTTGGGGCATTCCTGTTGAGTGGATGTGTTGGGGCATGCCTTGGAACTCGTAGTTGAGGTTTCGTGCGTGTGTATGTGTTGCACCTCTCACTCTTAGGCTTTCTTGGGCTAATGCATCGCAAAATGCGCGGTGCGTGATGAAGCTATCTCTCCTGCTCGCACCAACACACACAGATTCATcacttcaattttaattaataaacttcAATACGACAATTCATCAACTCcactttaatttaattaagataAATGCACCAGACATCCGAATATACACACTTTATCCTAGCCGGTTCTGGAGATgtacaactctctctctctcgcaacCTATAATGAAGAGACAAAGCCTAACATATAAttaagctctctctctctctctcatagtCTTGTAAGCTATCATCatgagaaagaaaaacaaaactcaaaaaactcaattatgatatgaTCATATATATTTGTTGAGATGAATTGTCAACTCATGAAACACAAAACACataggagtattatatatatatatatagaaagggagagagagtgaaCCTTGAGAAAATGGTGCCGCAGTCACACTTATATTCCCTGGTTCCACAAGTCTTGGCATGGGCCTTCCAATCGGACTGGACGGCGTAGCGCTTGGCACACTTGTCGCACTTCCAATTCTTCTGGCCGTGTTTCCGGCAGAAGTGCTTCTTGATTCCGGTGAGGTCCCCAAGGGCCCGCGACGGGTGGTGGTGGACGCACGCCTTCTCCGGGCACACATACACCCGCTTCCGCACCTCCTTGCTCGATCTCTGCTTCAGCTTCCATGGCAGATTATGCCCTCTTCTGTGCAGCTGCAGATTCTGATCTCTTTGAAAACCTTTCCCGCAAACCTCGCATACGAATCTGTTCGTCGCCATCAGCGTCTTCGGCGACAGTGCTGTCACCTCCGCCTCAGGATCTGCGCGCCATACACTATTCCAATCATGattccgattttattttttttcatttttccgtAATATTCAGAAATTGACTTGTCTTACCTGGTGTGCCTGGGAGATTTCTCTTCTTCTTTGGTGGAGGATTGGATCCAGTGTTTAATGGATTTTGAGTGGAAATGGTGGATTCAGTATCTGTCATCTTCTCTCACTAGACGTTTCTGGAGAGATTTGATTTGGATTTTTTGCAAGAGAACTGTAAGAAAAAATATCTATATGTTTCTTCAATCAAGATTGAGTAATGGAAGTTTTTGAGTTAAGCAAGCAAGAAAAGGAGGCCAAAAGAGATAATGAGTGGCTAATTATTAAGGGTTTCAATCTCATTAAGTAAGCTAAAGGGAGCCATATCTCCTACCTCGGATATACAAATATTTTAACAGCTTGCTGTCGGAAtagaataacaaaaaataattaatcggttttttttttttttttggtttttaatCAATAATGCTATtcgaaaattgattaaaaaaattgtttaaaataaaaagaatttagttggttttattattttctctatattatagtttttttatgttttaataattttttaatttgtttatgttTGTAAGTACAAAAATTACAAAGAGATAatagaaattaaattatacgtatatatatattaaaaaattattaaaataattaaaatgttgagaaaataatagaattaactaaatattttttaaatttaaacaatttgtttttaaataaaTCGATGTtttgaagtatttttttttcgaatataTTTTGtctaaatagtactccctccgtctcattccAATAGTTTCATTTTCCTTTTcgggacgtcccactccaatagtctcatttctatttttggtaatgattttacactgcAAATAATGTGGTCTCACACACCTTTATTCACTTTTACACTTAAAAAttaagtaagtttcttaatttCTGTGCCCAAATGAAATGAGACTATTAGATCGGAACgggggagtaatatatatatatatatatatatatatatatatatatatatatatatatatatagggggccgctccaatgagaccccctaattttagtgagatctagggcacgatctgatgcgtttattttatcaatcctatggctgatattgtatctggagggtgattttttttcacagggttcgaatcctggagggagcagaatattttaaattttgttattcatcagtatatactgcattgttcatcagtatataccgccttgttcatcagtatatatgtcttattcattacgatttttttaaattttatttttcatcagtatatacatattgttcattagatatacgttttgttcattagtattatatgtcttattcattgtactcatgttacacgaaaaatagggggtctcactggagcgcgcccctatatatatatatatatataatgaaagtAGGTAGGGTGggttgggggagggggaggggacTCAAAGGTATATGATGACACATCTGATGAGGAAAAGTTGGACTCTACACCTTTATGATTGGAATCATTATCCTATAATTGTTTCCAAAAAACACCATGTACATGGTTTTTtgccattttaaaaattaagaagCTTAAATATTAGAATAATTATTGTGTTAATTTGTGCACTTTTTAGTGAATATTAACGAACCCTACATTAGTAAGAGAATTTTGCTAACAATACCTAAAACGAGTATAATGTAATTTTCTTTATCCATAATAGCCTGATGAAGTCATCACTATCTTCTCATTATATAATAATTCCATGACATCTAATTGTATTCAAGAGaaatagtaatttttatttttatttttgaaatcaaGAGAAATGGTAATTAAATCACAGTATTTCTTAAAGTTTCCAGCCAACGAATTATGAGAAAccaatcccccccccccccccccccaaaaaaaaggtTTTCTTCAACAAAAAGCAAAATGCATTGACTAGCAGTTGTAATTCAACGGTAAAAAGTTTGACACAGTAAAAGACAcctaatgaaaaagaaaaagaaaaaacacacacacaagagagaaacaaaataaatatcaTGGGTTTTCTGGCAAAATTTAGAAAACATGCACATTCACTACAACTGTGAAATCCAAAGTAAACGACAAGAAAACAATCATATATAAAAAGGGAATAATCGTCCTAATTTTGTGTTGACCATTCTGGCCCCATTTTCGCAATTTCAAACAAGATTTTTATCTCACACTTCATTTTTCTGTCATATGTAAGTTTGAACCTCGGTTCAGAATTAGTTATATATAGACTAATCTTCCAAATTATTTAAACTTCGTTTTTTCTCAATATTAACTTTTTAACTTGTAAATATGAGATGTGTGCATGCATATAGAATTAATTGGGGTTTTTAGTTGTATTTTGATTTAGCATGTGACTTTACATACTATATGTGATAGATAACCATTTAAGATATCCTCTACTATTGCCATGCTTAGACGAAGGACGTGTGACAATCATAAGATTGCCCAATATTTGTTATAGtgtatatttacttatataaaatctaaattcgAAACCTTAATATCAACACATGTCAATCATCCACGAATGTAATATGAGATGTCACACAAATTAATTGACAATGAAGATTCTGAATTGGTAGATATCAATGAGTAAAATTTAATTAG harbors:
- the LOC131012313 gene encoding zinc finger protein NUTCRACKER-like, coding for MTDTESTISTQNPLNTGSNPPPKKKRNLPGTPDPEAEVTALSPKTLMATNRFVCEVCGKGFQRDQNLQLHRRGHNLPWKLKQRSSKEVRKRVYVCPEKACVHHHPSRALGDLTGIKKHFCRKHGQKNWKCDKCAKRYAVQSDWKAHAKTCGTREYKCDCGTIFSRRDSFITHRAFCDALAQESLRVRGATHTHARNLNYEFQGMPQHIHSTGMPQDLHPPFATNPSFSNLPPSTFYNLNWDFTHNSSPIPLTNHKEATISSLFSTHQNQTTNHQAEASARMSATALLQKAAQIGATTTTHPAMILGSFGLNGAVQDGNRLCGLYSTSSVTSGFGSDVESSVNENSAMNGHPQMYPSSKRRRLQSHDEMAEGGETRDFLGVGICHPPSINGWI